GAGGCACCGCAAGAGGTGCAGTCCCATCTGCAAGGATTGCAACATACAAAGTTTGCTATAAACTAGGCTGCAACGATGCTAATGTTTTAGCAGCTTTCGATGATGCCATCGCTGATGGAGTCGACATCATTAGCATCTCACTCGGAGGTGACAAAGCCGTTGACTTAGTGAAGGACCCTATCGCAATTGGTTCCTTCCATGCCATGGAGAGAGGAATTCTCACAGTGCAGTCTGCAGGGAACTCTGGTCCTGCTTCAGGCTCTATTTGTAGCGTGGCGCCGTGGTTGTTGACTGTCGCAGCTAGCACCATAGATCGCCAATTCATTGACAAGGTGATTAcatgagaaaaaaattatattaatatatatccgcttttaataatatttatattttttcattcaAATATTTATTGTAATTATTAAGCTTAATTAATATGTCAAATTTTTGCTTCCTTACTAATTTTTCTGGTTCCGTGTGATGAAGGTGGTTCTTGAGAATGGGATGACATTGGTTGGAAGGTCAGTGAATGCCGCAATTTCAAATGGGACAAAGTTTCCTATTGCTAAGTGGAATGCAAGTGATGAAAGCTGCAAAGGATTCTCTAACTTTTGTCAATGTCTAGGAAGCGAGAGTGTGAAGGGAAAGTTCGTTTTATGTACAAGCGGAGGTACGATCATAGATGAATGGCCTTATGTACAAGGTGCAGTTGGTTCAATCACTACGAGTTTATGGAACCCCGACAATGATGAATCTGAGGTGACTTTTTTCCCTTCGGTAAACCTCAATCGGAAAGACTACAATATTGTCCAGAACTACACTAATTCAGCGAAAAATCCTAAAGCTGAGATATTGAAGAGTGAGATTTCCAAAGATCGCAGCGCTCCGAAAGTTGCTAGCTTCTCCTCCCGTGGGCCGAATCACTTGATTCCAGAGATTATGAAACCAGATGTGAGTGCTCCCGGGGTGGATATCTTGGCTGCGTGGTCACCCGTAGTTGCACCCTCACAATACGGAAGCGACAATAGAAAGGTGAAGTACAATGTGCTCTCTGGAACATCAATGGCATGTCCTCATGTTGCTGGAGTCGCCGCGTATGTGAAATCATTTCACCCGGATTGGTCACCGGCAGCAATCAAATCAGCAATAATGACCACAACAGATCCCTTGAATGGAAATTATGATCTGAGTGGTGAGTTTTCTTACGGATCTGGGAATGTCAATCCAGTAAAAGCTATTCATCCTGGACTTGTATATGACATTCAAAAAAAGGACTACGTCAAAATGCTTTGCAACTATGGTTATAGTGCTAAGAAAGTTAAGATTGTGACTGGAGCAAATTCATCCATCTGTCATGGAGCACACCATAGAAGCTTTGTGAAAGATTTAAACTACCCTGCAATAACTATAAACGTTGAGCCATTGGAGCCTTACATTATCAAGGTTAATAGGACAGTGACGAATGTTGGCTTTCCTCACAACTCGACCTACAAGGCTACCGTCTCGGCGAATCTGAAAATGAACATCACAGTGGAGCCTGAGATTCTGAGGTTCGATTCTTTGCATGAGAGAAAATCTTTTGTTGTTACTATTGCTGGAAGAGCGTTGCGAAAAGGTAGTGCAGTTTCCTCATCACTTGTGTGGTCAGATGGCAAACATGATGTCAAGAGTCCAATTATTGTGTTTGTCTCCTAGAACATGTTGACTATGGCACTGTGGAATGTCGAATAAATTATTATCATTTAGGCCAGAAATCTAAACATGTTATAGAAGTATATCCAAACATTCGCTATAGAAAAGGTTTTGGTAGCAAGCAAaagagtatatatatattttttgaaaggaGAATAAATATATTAAGGAAAAGGTCAAAAGCTTGGTAACAAACTCTCCCAAGTCCCACTCCCAAGTGAGCTAAACAACAAAACAAgctaaaaacagaaaacacaaAGCATAAGAAAAACAGCTAAAGAAATTGTAGTGCAGCTGGGAACAAAAGTTAACAGAGAAGAAGGGGAATAAGCAACAACAAGGAGAAACGAAACAGCAGAGGCAGAATAACAGAGCCACCAAAAGTAGTATAAGGGGAAAACTAATAACCACCAGCTTTGAGAGATAAGTATTTAACCAGGGCCCCTTATCCAGCAAAGTCAATAATCCCCACACAGGCAAGAAACCAGATAGAAAGTGCAGCAAAGAAGGAATAGCATTAACACAGATTCAACTTTAAGCCAAGTTCTCCCATAATGGCATGGTTCTGTCACAGCCCAGTTTCGCGAGGTAATCCACCATAGGATTTGCTTCTCTATAAATATGTGAAACCCCCAAGCAACCCACATCCCTCATAAGCCAATCAATTGCATTTAATTCATTTAAAAGAGCCCAAGGTCTGTTTTCTTTGCGGATTACCCACCCAACAGCAAGGGATGAGTCACTTTCTATGTAAACCTGTGAAAATGAGAATTCCTTACAAAATGAAAGAGCCTTATGTATGGCTTTTACCTCAGCTTGATATGCCCATAGAACACCAGTAGCCATAGAGAACATACCAATGATCTCTCCATCTTGTTTTTCCTCAACACCCCCCAATGCCACTAATGCTTGGAGATCCTCTTGCAGAACCATCGACATTGAATTTGAGTGTGTATGCCGCCATGCCAGGGGTGGACACCACACAACATTTCTCACCACCTTTTCCCTTTAGCTTAcactttagttttcaaagtgtTTTGTAGAAATTTTGCTAGATTCAACTGACTAGCACCAATTTTAATAGCACTGCATATAAAGGCTAATAACATGTTTTCTCTGATGAGTGAGAGGGGATGGTACAATTTACAGCCCTTATGTTGGTTTCTCaagtttattttaaaaatagctttgGATATGCAGCTATGCAAGCTACACTACATGAAAATTTGTGTCTAGAGGCGGACAATCTGTGGCGGTTATACTGAAACCGCAACAATTATTTGATGCTTACTTAAGTTGAATCAATTTATGTTTGATGTTTGATGGATCATAGAGTGTTGTTTGTTTTAAATGATCATAACTCATTCAGATGAAATTGAAAAGGTAGCAATTGGCAAGTGAAGAAGTAGCTAAAATCACACTTAAGAGCAAGTGCTACTAACTTATTAAGTTAGCTATTTCTCTGTGTTCTGATTACATGCTTAAACCCTCATTTTCATCTTTCAAAAATTAGCTCATTACCTCAACAACTACTCTCAATCTCCAGCAACTACCACCCATTGGTTAGTACACAAAgttattttctttctctaagCTTGTTCTTTCACTTGATGTGCATGAaagtattaagaaatataaTCATAGTATAGGATGTGATATGATGTTTTTATCATTGTTGTCACTTTAAACTTTTTACAGATGAGATTGTCTTATAGCCCAGCTGCTCAATTTCCCCCATTTCTGGTTCAGTAGACTGATGTGGCTATCGGGGGCTTATGTAGTATCAGTAGCGGTTATGACTACAGGACTGGGAATCGTTTGCATTTTTGGAAGGGTGGTTTAATTTGGTGCTGTAGGGTGTTCTTAATGTGTGGCTATGTAAGGGTGGTTTGGATTTTGATTTGCAGCCAAGGTTTAGCATGCTATAGTTTTCTTGTTGCTTTAACTGAGTCTCATTTGGGCGAGTATTGTTTCCATCAAattatcagtttttttttttttgaaagtagaaTTTATATAAATTGAAGAATATAGAAAGGTACAAAATCCATCTCCAAAGGAAaaaaacctgaaaataagagAAATAAAAACGAGATGAATAGCCGACCCCTCAAAAATCCACATAGGAACAAAAGCCCCAAAAACACTTCTAGATACTTAAGGCCCCAAGCGAAAACAAACGCCACCAACCAAGCAACCATAAAACTCAAAGAACCTAATACTAAAAGCCCAAAAGAACTTATGCGGGAAGGACCGGGATAAACAGCAAAAAGGGAAAACCCACCACTGTGGCGGCGCTCCGCAAGCACGAATCTAAACCGCTAACTGAATTAGAGCAGTCTCATCTGAACAATCGTAACTCATATATACCTAGATATTTATCCATTAGAAGGGCACTCCTTACCCTAGTCAAAACACCAAAAGGTTCTGAAAACTCTACTAGTAAAACCATCAACTGATTCCCTCCATTTACTTCCCACGAGCCTGAGTCCTAAACCAACAAAGAACCATCGACAACCCCAACATGAACCTTCTTCTCCCCACCTCTCTTCTCATACTTCCTTGGTCTACCCTTAGGCCTCAAACATCCAAACCCACCAACAGATGTCTTCGCCTGAGGAGCGCACCTCCTTAATGGaattttgttttgttaaaaaaaaaaggcttaattgcacatttggtcccccactttTACATTTCCCACGATTTTGGTTCCCAACAAAATTTAATTGCATTTTAGGACCCCAACATTGTTCTCCGTTAGCAACTTTGGTCTTCCGTCCCAATTCCGTCCAATTTCTAACGGAAATGCTGATGTGGCAttcataaataatattttaattgtaataaattaatttctttaattaaactattttctttattgaaaacaaaaaaaaaggaaaagaaaataaaccccatcatcttcttccattCAACCACCACCTGCGCACCACAACACCACCACTCAACCACCcaagcaccaccaccactcaaCCACCGCACCACCCCTCCACCCCCATCTTAACCCACCGAAAACACCCCCCACCAACCCAACATTTAGATCAACCTTTGAAGCACAAATTAACATTGAGATTCACCCTTTTTTCAACCCATTTCAGCCATCAAACTCTCCAAACACACCCTAAAGCTTCAAACTTTTTCAGAACTCATTTGACCCTCATCTGAATCACACCTCCATCTGAATCAAACCGCGATTCTTCTCCACGACAGTGACACCACCATCGAAGGTTCTGGCCACCGCAAAGGTCGTCGTCAAACCAGCTCTTCGAATCTCATTGGAGCTCCACCGACCCACAACACAATACTCAATGTTGTGATCTTTAAGATCTGGGACCTGGATTTGATCATCAGGATTTTGCAAGAAGATGATGCTATGAGAGGACGATTTGAGTTCCTAGTAGAGGCGATTTGGATGGTGGTACGtggtgagaagaagaagaatacgaagaggaggaggagtgtcgtgacatgggagtggcggtggtggtgtgtGAGTGAGGGCTTGAGGTTGAAGATGGTGGTTGGGTaattaagaagaagaaacaagaaagaagaTGTGATGCGTTGatctgttttctgttttttttttaatatagaaaatagtttaattaaggaaattaatttttttcaattaaaatattatttacgaATGCACGTCAGCATTTCCGTTAGAAATTGGACGGAAGACCAAAATTGCTAACGAAGAACAACGTTGGGGGTTCTAAAATGCAATTAAATTTTGTTGGGGACCAAAATCATGAGAAATATAAAAGTGGGGGactaaatgtgcaattaagccaaaaaataaTGAGGGAACAAAACAATATAATAAAGTGTGTAAGGAAAAAAACACATCTGAATAcataaactatatatatatatatataagcaataaataaaaaaactataaaGAAATTAGTTACAAGAGGGAAATATTAACCACTAAAAAATAAGACTAGCTAATAGCATCCAGACACAAGGACACCAAAACAAAAGACGGGGCCTCCAGACTTGTTGATGAGCACCTGTTAAACTCGCATGACGCGCCAAACAATCTGCTATGTTGTTCCTCTCACGCTGAACGTGCAGAGAGCTGCACAcgctaaaaataaagaaattaattaaaacgaaaaataaaataataataataaaatagtaATTTCTTAAAATGTAAAACATTTACTACATACTGTCAATTAAATTTCTTCTCACATAATTGAATATGTTCTTTCATACTTGTATATATACAGTAGTGATGATACCCCATTAACCTCACTTCTACCATCATACAAACCTTACGTACAATGGGCAAACACagttttcttctcatcttcttatTACCCTTCGTTCTTGAACACACAATTCCTTTAGTGTGTGAAGCTAGCGATGATGATATTCAAGATCATAAACTTTACATCATATACATGGGTTCACTTCCAGTTGAGAGAGATTCTTCTAATTATTATTCTCCAACCTCTCACCACCTCAGCATGTTGCAACAGGTTGTGGGTGCAAGCGATGTGACAAAGCACCATGTTAGAAGCTACAAGAGGAGCTTCAACGGTTTTGCAGCGAAACTCAGTGAAAAACAGAAAGAAATGATTGCTGCCATGGACGGTGTTATTTCAGTTTTTCCAAGCAAAACTCTTCAGATTCAAACGACGAGGTCATGGGACTTCATAGGGTTCCGGGAATCAGTTAAAAGACAACAAAAAGAGGAGAGTGACTTGGTGATCGGAATCATTGACAGCGGAATCTGGCCAGAATCTGATAGTTTCAGCAACCAAGGTGGTAACCCTTaccattttttatttaacttaatttttttctttttttaaaggattttgtttttgaaaggaAAAAGTTTTGATCTTGGGGGATATTTTGTTTGACTTGAATTGAAGAAATATGGTTAATATTTATGTTCTAAAAACAAtgctattatttaattttttttcttcataaaaaaattattttgttttgatCTCTCTCTCTGTATTTTGTGCatagatataaaaaaatattaattacccATTAGTATTTTCcaatgtacccaaaaaaaatcaGACACGTTttcttttttacaaaaaaatgttattaaaaATACCCACTTAGGATTGGcacttaattatttactaaaaatattatttgactTAATACACTTAAAAATTTGTTCATACTTgtaattgaaatttaaaatttttctccatcttaaatataaaaatatgtaTACATGATGTTTAAAagtcaataaaaaaattcattttaaaaaatacgTTTTATAAGAAAATTTTGATTAAAAGTTTAGAATTGATCATACACTTTCTACTTTAATTTAGaactaatattttaattttcaaaaataaattatttttttaaaatggatTACATAatataataatcataataatatGTATTTTATCCCTCCATTCCATTGTGTTTCACAAATTATCAAAAAACTTATCCA
This portion of the Lotus japonicus ecotype B-129 chromosome 3, LjGifu_v1.2 genome encodes:
- the LOC130743511 gene encoding uncharacterized protein LOC130743511 produces the protein MVLQEDLQALVALGGVEEKQDGEIIGMFSMATGVLWAYQAEVKAIHKALSFCKEFSFSQVYIESDSSLAVGWVIRKENRPWALLNELNAIDWLMRDVGCLGVSHIYREANPMVDYLAKLGCDRTMPLWENLA
- the LOC130743510 gene encoding subtilisin-like protease SBT4.3; the encoded protein is MGSLPVQRGSSNYYSPTSHHVSMLQQVVGESDVTKHHVRSYKRSFNGFAAKLSEKQREMIAAMDSVVSVFPSKTLQIQTTRSWDFVGLHESVKRQKKEESDLVIGLIDTGIWPESDSFTDQGVGPIPTKWKGHCKGGANFTCNNKIIGARVYKPPTNVTNDDDNTARDIRGHGTHTASTAAGNTISGASYYGLARGTARGAVPSARIATYKVCYKLGCNDANVLAAFDDAIADGVDIISISLGGDKAVDLVKDPIAIGSFHAMERGILTVQSAGNSGPASGSICSVAPWLLTVAASTIDRQFIDKVVLENGMTLVGRSVNAAISNGTKFPIAKWNASDESCKGFSNFCQCLGSESVKGKFVLCTSGGTIIDEWPYVQGAVGSITTSLWNPDNDESEVTFFPSVNLNRKDYNIVQNYTNSAKNPKAEILKSEISKDRSAPKVASFSSRGPNHLIPEIMKPDVSAPGVDILAAWSPVVAPSQYGSDNRKVKYNVLSGTSMACPHVAGVAAYVKSFHPDWSPAAIKSAIMTTTDPLNGNYDLSGEFSYGSGNVNPVKAIHPGLVYDIQKKDYVKMLCNYGYSAKKVKIVTGANSSICHGAHHRSFVKDLNYPAITINVEPLEPYIIKVNRTVTNVGFPHNSTYKATVSANLKMNITVEPEILRFDSLHERKSFVVTIAGRALRKGSAVSSSLVWSDGKHDVKSPIIVFVS